Proteins encoded within one genomic window of Macrotis lagotis isolate mMagLag1 chromosome 3, bilby.v1.9.chrom.fasta, whole genome shotgun sequence:
- the LOC141516774 gene encoding putative olfactory receptor 5AK3, translating to MAQGNGTGVTEFILLGFAVHQEVQYILFLIFLVIYVISLVGNVGMILLIKCHSRLHTPMYFFLQHLAFVDLCYTSAITPKMLLNFLVSNKSISFSGCVVQLLVYATFATTECYLLSAMAIDRYVAICNPLHYAVVMSRRACIQLLTGSYFMGSLNASVHTGFSFSLVFCNSNTINHFFCDVPPILALSCSNIDVNVMLLLVFVGFNLSSTLLVVFLSYVYILAAILRMPSAAGRHKAFSTCASHLTAVIIFYGTLSYMYLQPSSGESQENDKVASVFYGIVIPMLNPLIYSLRNKEVKEAMKVLLKSCL from the coding sequence ATGGCACAAGGAAATGGCACTGGAGTAACTGAATTCATTCTATTGGGATTTGCAGTTCATCAAGAAGTACAATATAtccttttccttatatttcttgtCATCTATGTGATATCTCTAGTGGGCAATGTTGGGATGATTCTGCTCATCAAGTGTCATTCCCGCCTTCATACACCtatgtattttttcctccaaCACTTGGCTTTTGTTGACCTCTGTTATACCTCTGCTATCACTCCCAAGATGTTATTGAACTTCCTGGTATCCAACAAATCTATCTCTTTCTCAGGGTGTGTGGTACAATTGTTGGTTTATGCTACATTTGCCACAACTGAATGTTATCTCCTTTCTGCCATGGCCATAGATCGCTATGTGGCTATCTGTAACCCATTGCATTATGCAGTGGTCATGTCCCGGAGGGCCTGCATCCAGCTACTCACTGGATCCTATTTCATGGGATCCCTGAATGCCTCTGTCCATACaggtttttccttttcattggtcTTCTGCAATTCAAACACCATCAATCATTTCTTTTGTGATGTACCCCCAATCCTGGCCCTTTCCTGTTCTAATATTGATGTCAACGTCATGTTATTACTAGTCTTTGTGGGTTTTAATCTGTCAAGCACATTATTGGTTGTGTTTTTGTCCTATGTTTACATCCTGGCTGCCATCTTGAGGATGCCCTCTGCTGCAGGAAGACACAAAGCTTTTTCTACTTGTGCTTCCCATCTGACAGCTGTCATCATTTTCTATGGCACTCTGTCTTATATGTATCTACAACCTTCTTCCGGGGAATCCCAAGAGAATGATAAAGTGGCCTCTGTGTTTTATGGCATTGTGATACCCATGTTGAACCCCCTGATCTACAGCCTTCGGAATAAAGAAGTCAAAGAGGCCATGAAAGTTTTACTAAAGAGTTGTTTATGA